A genomic window from Shewanella vesiculosa includes:
- a CDS encoding cytochrome c3 family protein, whose amino-acid sequence MKNFNIILGLVLLGLTSLSVQSAEIRDYHKEVIGKDCKTCHDNGIKQFPSDQSCLQCHDVDDLAKKTARSEEDKWQNPHNNLHYGKDVPCQECHGEHTPKKPLCSNCHTFKFDKHKG is encoded by the coding sequence ATGAAAAACTTTAATATTATACTTGGGCTGGTACTACTTGGATTAACCAGTTTATCGGTACAGTCAGCAGAGATCCGTGACTATCATAAAGAGGTTATCGGTAAAGACTGTAAAACCTGTCATGACAATGGCATCAAGCAGTTTCCATCTGATCAATCCTGTTTGCAGTGTCATGATGTTGATGACTTAGCAAAGAAAACCGCCCGAAGTGAAGAAGACAAGTGGCAGAACCCACACAATAACCTTCACTATGGCAAAGATGTACCTTGCCAAGAGTGTCATGGCGAACATACACCTAAAAAACCATTATGCAGTAACTGTCATACGTTTAAGTTTGATAAGCATAAAGGCTAA